One Lycium barbarum isolate Lr01 chromosome 5, ASM1917538v2, whole genome shotgun sequence genomic window carries:
- the LOC132641891 gene encoding DNA-directed RNA polymerases II, IV and V subunit 3-like: MEGVSYQRFPRIKIREVKDDFMKFELRDTDASIANALRRIMIAEVPTIAIDLVEIEVNSSVLNDEFISHRLGLVPLTSERAMSMRFSRDCDACDGDGQCEYCSVEFYLRVKCLSDQTLDVTSKDLLSSDHTVVPVDYTDASSGFDNNATNKGIIIVKLRRGQELRLRAIARKGIGKDHAKWSPAATVTFMYEPEIYINEDMMETLSLQEKTELVDSSPTKVFGIDPDSKQVILVEPEAYTYDDEVLKKAEAMGKPGLVEIHAKEDSFIFTVETTGAVKASQLVLNAIEVLKQKLDAVRLSDDTVEADDQFGELGAHMRGG; the protein is encoded by the exons ATGGAAGGTGTGTCGTACCAAAGATTTCCAAGAATCAAAATCCGTGAAGTAAAAGACGACTTTATGAAATTCGAGTTACGCGACACTGACGCGAGTATAGCGAACGCGCTTCGTCGTATAATGATAGCTGAAGTTCCGACAATAGCAATAGACCTCGTTGAAATCGAAGTGAATTCATCTGTCTTAAATGACGAGTTTATTTCACATCGTTTAGGACTTGTTCCGTTAACTAGTGAACGTGCTATGAGCATGAGGTTCTCACGTGACTGTGATGCTTGTGATGGTGATGGACAGTGTGAATATTGTtctgttgagttttatttgagagTTAAGTGTTTGAGTGACCAGACATTGGATGTTACTAGTAAGGATTTGTTGAGTTCTGATCATACTGTTGTTCCTGTTGATTATACCGATGCTTCTTCGGGTTTTGATAATAATGCCACTAATAA GGGAATCATAATTGTGAAGCTACGACGTGGACAGGAGCTAAGGCTAAGAGCAATAGCACGGAAAGGAATTGGCAAAGATCACGCGAAATGGTCGCCTGCAGCAACTGTGACTTTCATGTATGAACCAGAGATCTACATCAATGAGGACATGATGGAGACCTTGTCTCTCCAGGAGAAAACAGAATTAGTTGACAGTAGTCCAACAAAAGTCTTTGGCATTGACCCTGACAGCAAACAG GTTATTCTGGTTGAACCCGAGGCTTATACTTATGATGATGAGGTGCTCAAAAAGGCTGAAGCCATGGGAAAACCTGGACTTGTAGAGATACATGCCAAGGAAGATAGCTTTATTTTCACCGTTGAGACGACTGGTGCAGTTAAAGCTTCACAATTGGTGCTCAATGCAATAGAAGTTCTGAAGCAGAAGTTGGATGCAGTACGCCTGTCAGATGACACCGTGGAAGCAGATGATCAGTTTGGAGAGTTGGGTGCACATATGCGCGGAGGTTAA